From Salvelinus sp. IW2-2015 linkage group LG33, ASM291031v2, whole genome shotgun sequence, one genomic window encodes:
- the lysmd3 gene encoding lysM and putative peptidoglycan-binding domain-containing protein 3 has product MTGRSQHYGFQSATTMQPANGGHAYLFGNSAENDLAEDGESYELRTRGRDRRSTSRERSDDIVHLVRDIKEGDTLNSFSLQYHCSVTDIKRANNLLTEQDFFALRSIKIPVKRFSVLTETHNTAPLKSASPTGHRRIHQPPVSIETCTDSSSSTDSVGSFLQEKDKDIELLVKSTGTSRNSLNEVVSSLALQQPLLGEPDFKPVLRKDPYHGADWGMRWWMAVAIMVVVGIVTPVFYLLYYEVLMKVDVSHHTTTPSANPNGMQNAQMSEPVAINGGPNLRPHAGNVPKPDSHGHNDVDDHLGPKKEKT; this is encoded by the exons ATGACTGGGAGAAGCCAGCACTATGGTTTCCAGTCAGCCACGACCATGCAGCCTGCCAATGGAGGACATGCCTACCTATTTGGGAACAGCGCTGAGAACGATCTCGCTGAGGATGGAGAGAGCTACGAGCTGCGCACCCGAGGCCGGGACCGGAGGAGCACCTCCAGGGAGAGGTCAGACGACATTGTCCACCTGGTCCGAGACATTAAAGAAGGGGACACTCTGAATAGCTTCTCCCTGCAGTACCACTGCTCA GTAACAGACATCAAGAGGGCCAACAACCTGTTGACAGAGCAGGACTTCTTTGCGCTGAGATCCATCAAGATCCCTGTGAAACGGTTCAGCGTGCTAACAGAGACCCACAACACTGCTCCTCTCAAATCTGCCTCCCCCACAGGCCACCGACGCATCCACCAGCCCCCCGTCTCCATAGAGACTTGCacagactcctcctcctccacagacAGTGTGGGCAGCTTCTTGCAGGAGAAGGACAAGGACATTGAGCTGCTGGTCAAGTCCACTGGCACCTCCAGAAACAGCCTGAACGAGGTGGTCTCCTCCCTGGCCCTCCAGCAGCCCTTACTGGGGGAGCCTGACTTCAAGCCTGTCCTCAGGAAGGACCCCTACCATGGGGCAGACTGGGGCATGAGGTGGTGGATGGCGGTGGCCATCATGGTGGTGGTTGGCATCGTCACACCAGTGTTCTACCTGCTGTATTACGAGGTGCTGATGAAGGTGGACGTGAGCCACCACACCACCACGCCATCGGCCAATCCGAATGGCATGCAGAATGCCCAGATGTCTGAGCCTGTGGCAATCAATGGAGGGCCCAACTTAAGACCTCACGCTGGAAACGTACCTAAACCAGACTCACATGGACACAATGATGTGGATGACCACCTTGGCCCCAAGAAAGAGAAAACGTAG